In one window of Methanosarcina vacuolata Z-761 DNA:
- the hcp gene encoding hydroxylamine reductase yields the protein MFCNQCQETFKSIGCTKNGVCGKKGEVADLQDRLIYVLKSISFYNLKARAAGLNEEATDRFILDGFFATLTNTNFDKEEIESFIKKGFELRDNIKAKLPSGIIDAEKDLPAVATVTPENIGNLDVAVHSTADEDIRSLRELLTYGMKGMAAYAHHAYILGYKDEASFEFIEKGLVATTDDSLGVEALIGLVLECGQKGVAVLALLDKANTETYGNPEPTVVNIGVRDRPGILISGHDLRDLEQLLEQAKGTGIDVYTHGEMLPANSYPAFKKYDNFVGNYGNAWWRQNEEFEKFNGPILLTTNCIIPPRESYRNRIYTTGVVGFEGLTHIYEKEDGTKDFNPLIEQAKMSKPPEQLESGTIVGGFAHDAALSVADKIVDAVKSGAISRFIVMAGCDGRHKERAYYTDFAKALPKDTVILTAGCAKYRYNKLDLGDIGGIPRVLDAGQCNDCYSLVVIAQKLAEAFGLKDINDLPVSYNIAWYEQKAVLVLLALLSLGVKNITLGPTLPACVSPNVLKVLVDNFNIRPNTTVEADMKVLLNQA from the coding sequence ATGTTTTGTAATCAATGTCAAGAAACTTTTAAGTCAATAGGTTGTACGAAAAATGGAGTGTGTGGCAAGAAAGGAGAAGTTGCAGATCTTCAGGACAGATTAATCTATGTTCTCAAAAGCATCTCTTTTTATAATCTTAAAGCAAGGGCTGCAGGTCTGAATGAAGAAGCAACAGATCGTTTTATTCTCGACGGCTTCTTTGCCACTCTTACTAACACTAATTTTGACAAGGAGGAAATTGAATCCTTTATAAAGAAAGGATTTGAGCTCAGAGACAACATTAAGGCAAAGCTTCCTTCGGGAATAATAGATGCCGAAAAAGACCTGCCTGCAGTGGCTACAGTTACCCCTGAAAACATAGGAAATTTGGATGTTGCTGTTCACTCAACTGCAGATGAAGATATCCGATCCCTTAGAGAACTTCTTACCTACGGGATGAAGGGAATGGCCGCTTATGCACACCATGCCTATATTCTGGGATATAAAGATGAAGCAAGCTTTGAGTTTATAGAAAAAGGACTGGTTGCAACAACAGACGACAGCTTAGGAGTGGAAGCTCTAATCGGTCTTGTCCTGGAGTGTGGACAGAAAGGTGTAGCTGTCCTCGCCCTGCTTGACAAAGCAAATACAGAAACATATGGAAACCCTGAACCAACAGTAGTTAACATAGGTGTAAGAGATAGGCCTGGAATACTTATCAGTGGGCACGACCTTCGAGATCTCGAACAGCTCCTTGAACAAGCGAAAGGCACAGGAATCGATGTTTATACCCACGGTGAGATGCTGCCTGCAAACTCTTATCCTGCCTTTAAGAAATATGACAATTTCGTAGGCAATTACGGAAATGCCTGGTGGAGACAGAACGAAGAGTTCGAAAAATTCAACGGCCCCATCCTGCTAACAACAAACTGCATAATCCCACCAAGGGAATCATACAGAAACAGGATCTACACTACAGGAGTCGTGGGTTTTGAAGGGCTTACCCACATATACGAAAAAGAAGATGGCACAAAGGACTTTAATCCCCTTATAGAACAGGCAAAAATGAGCAAGCCTCCCGAGCAACTGGAAAGTGGAACAATAGTTGGAGGTTTCGCACATGATGCAGCCCTTTCTGTTGCAGATAAGATCGTAGATGCCGTAAAAAGTGGAGCAATCAGCAGGTTCATAGTTATGGCAGGCTGTGACGGCAGACATAAGGAAAGAGCTTACTACACAGATTTTGCAAAAGCCCTGCCAAAAGACACAGTAATTCTGACAGCTGGCTGTGCCAAATACCGCTATAACAAACTGGATCTTGGAGATATAGGAGGAATCCCGAGAGTTCTCGACGCCGGGCAGTGCAACGACTGTTACTCGCTTGTAGTAATAGCTCAGAAACTTGCAGAGGCTTTCGGTCTCAAGGACATAAATGATCTCCCTGTTTCCTACAACATAGCATGGTATGAGCAAAAAGCCGTGCTTGTTCTGCTTGCTCTTTTGAGTCTTGGAGTAAAGAACATCACCCTAGGCCCAACACTTCCGGCTTGTGTATCTCCAAACGTTCTTAAAGTGCTGGTTGATAATTTCAATATCAGGCCAAACACAACCGTTGAAGCGGATATGAAAGTGCTTCTGAATCAAGCATGA